The genomic stretch TCCCCCTCACCCATTAGGGCTGACCCAATCACTCAAGGCCTCAGCCCTCACAATCCTGGGTGCTGGGCCTCCGCACCTACAGCCTCCTTGTCTCCCCCAGTGAGGCAGGCACGGTCTCTTGGTCCCCAGACTCCTCTGGGCTTCCTAGGCCGGCCCTGCCATGACCCTTGAGTCCTCCAGGCATGTCGGGATCTCTGGGTTCAGGGTCCTCCCCCAAGGAGGCAGCCCTGTGCCCATTTGTCCACGGCAGTGTTCACAGGGCGGACCTTTCCTCAGTAGATCAATGGTAGCAAGAGGACTGCTCACTTCCGGTGGGAGCTGGGCTGTCCTCTTACCCATCCACTCTCCTTTCCCCTCAGGCCCGTGGGTGTCGTCGCCTTCCTCTGGTAAGGACCCCTCTGCACTCAGGACCCCGTCTCCTAACAGTTTCGTAGCAGGCCCACCCCTAACGTTTGCAGAGCCTGGGGCAAGAGAGAAGTTGGGGGCCTGCAGCCTGCCTCTTCTCTTCCGCACCCTGGTTCCTTCCTGCACCGGGAGGGGCCTCACATGCGTGAATGTGGACACCCAGACTGAGTGTCCAAGCTCTGTCCGCCACCACACCCCTCCATAAGGGGTGGGCACACGTGGCGTGCTTGGGAGGCCAGTGCCGGCTCAGTGCCATTTAGGCAGGGAACTAGTCCAGAACGTGGACTCCAAAGGGAAGGCCCAGGCCCCGGGGGCATATCCCCTTGGCACAGGCTCCTCACCTCAGGGACAGGCCGCGGCTGGAGGAGGGCTGGAACAGGTCCTCTAGAGCACGGGCCTGGGATAAGGACCTGGTGGCCCAGGTCTCAAGGCAGTACTGCCTCCTTGCCCATTCAGGGGATCGAGTAGGGGCAGAACAGGCAAAAATCTGCAAGATTCTGCCCAGATTCACCAAGCCTCCGCCTGTCCCCGGCCCTGTGCTCCCACTGGCACCCCACTTTGTCTCATCGCAGCCCCGGGGCCCACCTCTCACTCCAGCCATCTCCACCCCTGCAGCCTGACGGGAATCTCTCCGTTTGTCGGGGAGAACGATCGGACAACACTGATGAACATCCGAAACTACAATGTGGCCTTCGAGGAGACCACGTTCCTAAGCCTGAGCAGGGAGGCCCGGGGCTTCCTCATCAAAGTGCTGGTGCAGGACCGGCTGTGAGTACGAGGCCCGAGGAGCCTCCCGCGTGCGGAGTCCCCTCACGCCGCCCCTACTCCTGCCCAAGCCTCCGCCCGTAGACAGTCAATCCCCCAACTCCTTAGAGGCCCCGTTTtcccaaacatttattgaatgaatgaatgaatgataaatccCTTCTTAATCCTCTTTCCTTTGCAGGAGGCCTACCGCAGAGGAGACCCTAGAACATCCTTGGTTTAAAGTGAGTCTTGTCTTGCAAAATGGTGATAGAAGAGGTGGAAGGAGCGAGAACGTTATTAACAGCTCCATTTTATTGAGTCCCTAGTGTGTACAGTAACCATgatatgcattttatttacatatgatCTGTTAGCCTGACAACAGCTCTACAAAGGAAGGTATTATCACTCCCCTTTTgctgataaagaaactgaggctcagcttgGGGTATCATGGACTCCAAGGCACAGGTCTGGACCCCCACCCCTCATCCTAGGGATGCACCTCAGTGTTCTCCCTGGCTCTCGAGACCAGCCCCAGTCCTCCTCACTCCTGTGGCTCGCCTCCATCCTGCCCTGGTCCCACACACTGTGCTTGGTGGGTGGCCTGGCTGTCTTGTCCTCTTGGTTTTGAACTCCCTATGGCAGAGTTCTCACTCATCTTCAAACCCCAGCACTGCAGGGCACAGCgccaggaagagggaggggttCAGCAAATGACCCAGAAAGAGCGACTGAACAAACCGTCCAGGGAGCATTGTGCTGGGTCAACAGAAGGCTGAGGTCATTCTGGTATCTGTCCTTGGAGTACAAGCCTGGTCTCTCAGATCAGAAATGAGCTCTGAAAAGGTGGCTGAGGGAAGCATCTGAGGTCTGGCCCCGCAAGGCTCCAGACAGATGTCTGGGGCACTGTCTCTGCATGGAGACAGATGGTGAGCTGGGGAGCAGGGTTCAAGCTGGGGGCCTGAGCACAGGCCTCCTAGGGCAGCCAGCGCACCAGGACAGGGCCTTGAGCCCTGGTGTAAGCTCTGAAGCCTAGGAGCCACCGATTTCCTGCCCCTCCGCTTAGGTTCAGGCAATTTGTCCACACGTGGGAACCTTGACTGTGGGAGTTATTGTGACAGATCCCCTGGGAAAGGGAGCCCCAGGAGCCCAGACTCGACACTGCTCTGTCTACTGTCCCCTCCTGTGGACGTTGTCTCTCCATTGCCAAACCTGGAAGGTTCGGGTTGACAGAGGACTTTCCCTCAGgccctctttcttggtttacagGCACAGGCAAGGGGCGCAGAGGTGAGCACGGATCACTTAAAGCTATTCCTCTCCCGGCGGAGATGGCAGGTGAGTTTGGCTGGGCCCTGCTCTGTGGCTTCATCTTCTCATTCTACAGCCTTCTCTCTCTAACCCTGCTTTTTCTATCAGGTGCCCTCACTTCTTTCTGCTCATCTGTCTTCATCCACCTTTTAATTCTCTCAGCTCCCACTTCCGCCTGCCGTAGGCCTTCTCCCCCGGGGATGAGGTGGGCCTGAGTGGGTCAGTTTGGCCCCGTGGGTCCCTCAGGTCTGACTCTAGTACCCTGTCTCCAGCGCTCCCAGATCAGCTACAAGTGCCACCTGGTGCTGCGCCCCATCCCTGAGCTGCTGCGGGCACCCCCGGAGCGGGTGTGGGTGGCCGTACCCAGAAGACCACCCCCTAGTGGAGGGCTGTCATCCTCCTCCGATTCTGAAGAGGAAGAGCTGGAGGAGCTGCCCTCAGTGCCCCGGCCACTGCAGCCTGAGTTCTCGGGCTCCCGGGTGTCCCTCACTGACATTCCCACTGAGGATGAGGCCCTGGGCGCCCCAGAGGCTGGGGCCGCCACCCCCATGGACTGGCAGGGTCAAGGAAAGGCTCCTTCTCAGGACCAGGAGGCCCCCAGCCCTCaggtcctcccctccccaggccaggaGCCCAGCCCCCGGCGGGGAGAGCTCCGGAGGGGCAGCTCGGCTGAGAGCGCCCTGCCCCGGGCCGGGCCGAGGGAGCCGGGCCGGGGCCTGCACAAGGCAGCGTCTGTAGAGCTGCCGCAGCGTCGAAGCCCCAGCCCGGGGGCCACCCGCCTGACCCGAGGAGGCCTGGGTGAGGGCGAGTATGCCCAGAGGCTGCAGGCCCTGCGCCAGCGGCTGCTGCGGGGTGGCCCTGAGGATGGCAAGGTCAGCGGCCTAAGGGGCCCCCTGCTGGAGAGCCTGGGGGGCCGTGCCCGGGACCCCCGGCTGGCTCGGGCGGCCTCCAGCGAGGCAGCACCCCACCACCAGCACCCACCCGAGACCCGGGGCCTGCAGAAGAGCAGCAGCTTCTCGCAGGCTGAGGCGGAGCCCGGAGGCCGGCACCGCCGAGCTGGGGCGCCCCTCGAGATCCCCGTGGCCCGGTTCGGGGCCCGCAGGCTGCAGGAGTCTCCCTCCTTGTCCGCCCTCAGCGAGGCCCAGCTACCTAGCCCTGTGCGGCCCAGCGCCCCCAAGCCCAGTGTCCCTAAGGCTTCAGAACCTCCTGTCGCCACACCCAGTGATGCTGCACAGCCCTCGGCACCCCAGCCTGCCCGAGAGAAGGCCCCAGGGTCCATGCCAGAACCAGCCCCCAAGCCTACACAGCCCCCCCTCGCTCCCCAAACCCTAGCGCCCCCCCTCACACCCTATGCCCAGATCATGCAGTCGCTCCAGCTGTCAGGCCACGCGCAAGGCCCCCCGCAGGGCCCTGTCGCATCGCCGTCGGAGCCCCAGCCCCATCCGGCTGTGTTCGCCAGGGTGGCCTCCCCACCTCCGGGAGCCTCCGAGAAGCGCCTGCCTTCGGCCGGGGCTCCGCCAGGGCTAGCCGAGAAAGCCCGGGTCCCTACGGTGCCCCGCAGGCCAGGGAGCAGTCTCAGCAGCAGCATCGAGAACCTGGAGTCGGAGGCCGTGTTCGAAGCCAAGTTCAAGCGCAGCCGTGAGTCGCCCCTGTCGCGGGGGCTGCGGCTGCTGAGCCGCTCGCGCTCCGAGGAGCGCGGCCTCTTCCGCGGCGCGGAGGAGGAGGACGGCATGTACCGGCCCAGCCCGGCGGGAACGCCGCTGGAGCTGGTGCGACGGCCCGAGCGCTCCCGCTCCGTGCAGGACCTCAGGGCGGTCGGGGAGCCGGGCCTCGTCCGCCGCCTCTCGCTGTCGCTGTCCCAGCGCCTGCGGCGGACCCCACCCGCGCAGCGCCACCCGGCCTGGGAGGCCCgcggtggggatggggagagctCAGAGGGCGGCAGCTCGGCGCGGGGCTCCCCGGTACCGGCGATGCGCAGGAGGCTCAGCTCCACGCTGGAGCGGCTGTCGAGCCGCTTGCAGCGCAGCGGCAGCGGCGAGGACTCCGGGGGCGCGTCGGTCCGTAGCACGCCGCTCTTCAGCCGGCTGCGCAGGGCCACGTCCGAGGGCGAGAGCCTGCGGCGCCTGGGCCTCGCGCACAACCAGCTGGCCGCCCAGGCCGGCGCCACCACGCCTTCCGCGGAGTCCCTGGGCTCCGAGGCCAGCGCCACGTCGGGCTCCTCAGGTGAGGAGGGGCCCAGGGGGAGAGTGGAGGGCGAACGTGAGAACGAGTGTGTTTGGAGTGCGCGTGTGGTGCCGGGATGACAGGTGCGCTGGAGGGACGCTCTGGGAGAAGGAGAGGGCCGGGGACACCCACCGCAAAGAGCCTCAGGCGTTTCTGGAGGCCCTGAGGATGGAACTGGCAGGGCTGGGCTGACGCGAGGCCGaggggcagaggctggtgtgggaACAGGCTAGGGTCGGGGCCAGAAGTTCTCTATTCTCTCGTACCGGCTGGGCAAGTGCTCATGGGCCTGGTTCTTAGCAGCTCCTGCAGAAAGCCGAAGCCGCCTGCGCTGGGGCCTCTCTCGGCTGCGGAAGGACAAGGGGTTGTCACAGCCAAACCTCTCTGGCAGCGTCCGGGAGAATTTGGGTCACCAGTATGTGCGCAGCGAGTCAGGTAATAGAGGCCTGCTCGGCGAGTAGACCCCTTTGAGCCGCCGGGAAGGTcgcagccgggggtgggggggtggggggggagatgGCCCACGTTGGGGGAGCCCTGGCAGCGGTGGAGGGAGCCTGGAGTCAGgaaacgacaacaacaacaataaaagcaGCAGCTGCCGTTAATTAGCAATGCCAAGCGTCCTATTAAGCACTTTACAAGCGTTGCCTCACTCAACCCTCCCACATTGCTTAGGAACTATTCTTGTCATCTCCCTGTCTTACAGGTGAGGGAACAGAGGCTTAGCCATGCTAAGTAGCTTGTCCAAGTCACAGAGCTGATAGTAAGTGGAGCAGCCAGAGGGCTGGACCGTATGACCTTCTGCAGTCAGAGCCCACAAGTCGCTTCGCGACATCATACTAATGCCTTTCTTTGGCCAGCCTCCTTCCCAGAAGGTCTCTGTCACTGGGTGTGGTACTGATGGAGCTCGGGATAGGGCTCCCTGCCTTTCAGCCCCCCTGCAGATGTGTGTATGCATGAACATGCTCCCAAAGACACCCTTTCTCTCCCAGCCTCGAGGCCCGCAGTCTGGACTGTGCCTCCAAACTTCCATTTCTCTGTAGCCCCAAACACCCGAtcgcccctccctgtcccctctgccccTACAGAAGGCACTTTGCACAGATAAGCAGCCTCCAGGGCTCTTTGCTGGGGGAAGGGACACCTGGGATATGCCCTGGTCCGTTTCTCTTGCCACTTGtcctggggctgcagggagggaggtaTTCTCCACCTGGGTCACCTCAGTCCTCTACCTGAAAGGGGGGGCTGTTGCTCAAGGACGACAAGCAAAGGTTCAGGAGGCCAGGGTTTCCAGACCAGCCTGCAGAAAGCAGCAGGCCCACCAAACCGGGCGGCGTGCAGGACCTTTATCAGTCACCATCTGTTCTTCTCCAGTTTCCGATAAAACTCCTCAGAACTGTCCCAGATGCACCTCAGCCAGGCTTGCTACTGGACACGTAACTGTGTCTCGCCTTGGCCAGGGGAGCCAGGGCATCTCACTCGAGGCAGTAGACGGTGGGGCTCTAGTGAGGgaacaggaaggagggaggccagctggtgggggcagtggtggagaaggaggtgggagagagagggaagccaGCACTGAGGCCTGGGGATAGCTGATCCCTTCCCACCtggggcctccctcccacctccgtTTTGCTTGTGCAGCTGATTTCTTGCCGAGGCGAGGCCGTGTCCCCTTACTTCatcctcttcccccctccctgcaGGAGGAAGGCCCCATGTCCACTTTACCAACTAGGGCTGGCCcctggggagatgggggtgggactGGCAGAGCTGGGCCAGGGTCACCTTTCACCTCTCCTCCTcggctccctctctctccccccagccaGTACCCTCACTTGGTCCGAAGGCAGCCCACTGACGAAACTATATTCACTTTATGTTATTGGAGCCTCAGTATGGGACCCCTCCTTGGGGAACACTGGGGTACAGTGGGAGAGGGGGCCGCTGCTGTCCTGATCATCCACTTCTGCAGATCCTCTTCGGCCCAGTTCATCCGTACCCTACTCCCTCCTGATTCCGCAGACAGGCAGCAGCTGGGGCTCCCAGGAGTATCTACCTCTCAGCTCTTTCTGCCCACATGAAAGaaatccacccccacccccaccccaccccgccatcCCTGGACCAGAATGGGATTTTTCTAAAAAGACGTTCCCAGGGAGCAGGAGTGCAAATCCTCATGGTCCTGAGGAGCCACAGTCCCGCAAAGATCTGGAGCAAAGACATTGGCCATCCGCAGCCCTCGTGGGCCCATTCACCAGCCAGCTGTGAAGCCAGCTTTGCTGAAACAGCCTCTTCCCATGGGGGTCTGTGCCTGGCTTCTCTACTGGGCATATTAACAAGATAATAATCACAACAACAATAGAAGCTAACATctttgagcatttattatatgttaGACATCTGCTAAGCGCTTTACATGCCTCTTTGAATTCTCATAACAATCCTCTGAGCTGGGTGTTATTATTTTCCTCAATTTACAGACATGGTCCAAGGTCATGCAGATATTGTCTCTTTCCCCTTCAGAAGCTCTCACCACTTAGCTGACCTGAGGGAGTGCGTAGAAGGTCTGGGACAGGctccccagagcccagggggCATGAGGGATGGGGGGGACTGACACACACTTCCGGGGTCTGCCCCGGGTTTGCCTTGACTTCAGGTCTTTTGAGATCGCACATTTTGACCGAACAGTTGTTCACTCCTGGGAGTCTCAGCTCAGGTCACCAGCTCCTGTCACTTGCCCTACGGTGCCCCAGAAGTAATAGGTATTGCAGGAGCTTAACCATTGTagtttttcaatatttgtttttgttttatctaatAAGTGCTTACAGAGCACGCACTTAGTGCCAGGCCCTGCTCAAAGTGACTTACAAACATACGAGGTAGCAGCTACCAAGCATCTTCAATAGTCAGTAGAAGATAATTCTACACATAGTGAGTGCCTGGGAAACTGATGCTTGCCCCAAAGGAGATTCTCAAAGGCAAGGCCTTCTGCTTCCCACCTCTGACTGGGAAGAGATGGCCTTTCAGTCTGCTCCCTGAAGGCAGCGCCAGCTCTCACATGCGTCCTCCCGTCGGTCAGCAGCGAGTGAGCCAGGCGCCCCGCAGACCCATGGCTGTCTTTGCTCTCCCTCCAGACTTCCCCCCGGTCTTCCACATCAAACTCAAGGACCAGGTGCTGCTGGAGGGAGAGGCAGCCACCCTGCTCTGCCTGCCAGCAGCCTGCCCTGCACCCCACATCTCCTGGATGAAAGGTGAGGAGACCGCTTCTCCCCCTCAGAGAGGGGTAGGCAAGTGGCCCCAAGGCCAGGGGATGTTCCGTGGGAAGTGGCAACCGGGGGTGCCCAGAGGGGGCTTCACTCAGcagcccctcctgctcctcctttgCCCCCAGACAAGCAGTCCCTGCGGTCAGAGCCCTCAGTGGTCATCGTGTCCTGCAAAGACGGCCGGCAGCTGCTGAGCATCCCCCGGGCAGGCAAGCGGCACGCCGGCCTCTACGAGTGCTCAGCCACCAACGTCCTGGGCAGCATCACCAGCTCCTGTACCGTGGCTGTGGCCCGTGAGCCCGGGGCAGGGACCAAGGGGCATGTGATGGGGGATGGGCCCTAAGCTAAGGCACAGCGGCTCACTGTGGCTCCCTTTCTCTTGCCAGGCATCCCAGGGAAGCTAGCTCCTCCCGAGGTGCCCCAGACCTACCAGGACACGGCGCTGGTGCTCTGGAAGCCCGGAGACAGCAGGGCACCTTGCACGTACACGCTGGAGCGGCGGGTAGACGGTGAGGGACCGGCAGGCTGGTGGTGCGGGGGGAGGGCGGGTGGAAGGCAGAGAAGCTGGGGAGACAGGTGCCTTCCCCGGGCTCAGGTCCCCAGGCTCCTCACAGATGGCACACTGGGAGCTTGGGCCACCCCTTCTGtggcctcagcccctcccccatgcTGCCTGTAGGTGAGTCTTCCTGGCACCCCGTGAGCTCGGGCATCCCTGACTGTTACTACAACGTGACCCACCTACCAGTTGGCGTGACTGTGAGGTTCCGTGTGGCCTGCGCCAACCGTGCTGGGCAAGGGCCTTTCAGCGGCCCTTCTGACAAGGTCCTCGTCAGGGGCATGCGAGGTCAGTGGGACAGGGTGGGGGATGTccagagagggcaggggacccTGAGTCCAGGGTCCACCCCCTCCTTGGGGCGCCACGGTGATGATTTTCTCTGTCTCCACTTAGAcacctcagctctgccatctgCTGCTCACAGAGACGCCCCTGTTACCTCAGGGCCAGCCAGGGCCCCGCCTCCTGACTCTCCTACCTCACTGGCCCCTTCACCgagcccctccccagctcctgctGCCCCAGGCCCCCAGTCAGCCCTTCTCAGCCCCTCATCTTCCCCAGCACCCCCCAGCCAGGCCTTGTCCTCACTCAAGGCTGTGGGTCCACCACCCCAAACCCCCCCACGAAAGCACAGGGGCCTGCAGGCTGCCCAGCGAGTAGAAGCTACCCCACCCAGTGCCCAGGTCTCCCCGAGTGAGCCCAAGTCTTCCGTCCCCGACACTGGGACCCCGACCACAGCTTCCACCTCTCAAGGGGTGAAAACAgcatcttcctcaactcccctGTACATGGTGACCTCCTTTGTGTCTGCACCACCAGCCCCCGAGCCCCCAGCCCCCGAGCCCCCTCCTGAGACCACCAAGGTGACTGTGCAGAGCCTCAGCCTGGCCAAGGACGGGGTCGGCTCCCCTGGGGGTGGCCCCCCCAGTGCTCCCGGGCCAGAGGGCACCACTCTTCGAAAGGGCCCCCCTCAGAAACCCTACACCTTCCTGGAGGAGAAGGCCAGGCaagcagggccagggctggggaagggaaggaggacagAGGCGGGGAGCGTGTGGAACTTTGGCAACACGGGGATTTGGAGAGAAGACCAGcctgctggggcctggggagggggcagggagccgGGCGACGGGACGAGGTCTGGGTCCTTAGCATGATTAAGTTCAGattttctctgtgccaggccccatgctaAGCGCTTTggccatatgatctcatttaatattcacaactgAGAGGGAGACACTGCATTATTCCATTCCacagatgggaacactgaggTTGCAGAGGTTATGGGATTTGCCTGAGGTACTGAgccagttagtggcagagctggggctcaaaCCCAGGTTCCTGGGATTGAACTCCAGAGCCCACCCTGGGAACCACAGCATTCTTGCCCCCAGAAGTCGCTGCTGCTCCCTGCTCGGCCCGCAGAATGCAAGtgttcccctctctcctctgagcctATGATATCCCCCCCAACACACAGGGGCCGCTTTGGTGTAGTGCGCGCCTGCCGGGAGAATGCCACCGGGCGAATGTTCGTGGCCAAGATCGTGCCCTATGTGGCCGAGGGCAAGCGGCGGGTCCTGCAGGAGTACGAGGTGCTGCGGACGCTGCACCACGAGCGGCTCATGTCCCTGCACGAGGCCTACATCACCCCACGTTACCTCGTGCTCATCGCTGAGAGCTGCGGCAACCGGGAACTCCTCTGTGGGCTCAGTGACAGGTAGCTGGGCattctgggggaggaggaagcaagGATGGGGGGAGCTGAGCTGGGATATCACCTGACCCACCCCCGCCATCCCTCTAGGTTCCGGTATTCAGAGGACGACGTGGCCACCTACATGGTGCAGCTGCTACAAGGCCTGGACTATCTCCATGGCCGCCACGTGCTGCATCTGGACATCAAGCCAGACAACCTGCTCCTGGCCCCTGACAACGCCCTTAAGATCGTGGACTTTGGCAGCGCCCAACCCTACAACCCCCAGGCTCTGCGGCCCCTTGGCCACCGCACGGGCACGCTGGAGTTCATGGGTGAGGGCATCATGCCAGCTGGGGGGGAGGTGGGGTACTGCCAAAGGGGCAGCAGCCAGGGCTCACCCCACTTCACTCACATGTgtgccatttattgagtgcttactgtatgcAAGCCATGAATTAAGTCCTttccatggatttttttcagtttctctttatAATGGCCCTGGAGATTGGCATAATATTacccctattttgcagatgaggaaacagaggcgcCGTGAAGTATTTGTTCAATATCAGACAGTTACAAATGGTAGCGCCAGGACTTGATAAAGCTAGAAAGACAGGAGAATCAAttattaatttatgtaaaaaagGGAAGCCAGCTACCATTTAGCTACCTGCTAAATACTTTCTGTTCGTCATCTCCATTCCTTAGAGTAATTCTGCAAGccacactttacagatgagaagatggAGAGCCAGACAGGTTTTGTACATTGCCCAGGGTCCTGTCGCTAGAAGGGGCAGGCTGGGATTAGAGCCAGCCGGGCTGATTTCAAAGGTGCCTAATCTTGGTGTGGGCCACACCCTTTGTGAATGGGCGCCCACCTTGGGAGCTGATCCAGGAGAGCTTGTGACCCTGGTTCTTAGCTCCTCTGCAGTTCTGGGGACCGCCCACCATTCAGTGCCTGGGCTGATTGCTCAGGTGCCCCACATCTCCCCTGGGGGCCGCTCTGCCTGCTGGCATCCAGGGCCTGCTGCTCTGGTTGTACCCATGGTCTGGTGACCTGGGCACTGTCCTGCTCCTCAAGCCCCCAGGGgcctcctctgcctctccctggTCCCTTGCCACCGGGAAGGTGGTCCTTGCCAACTTGGCCTCTTGTCTCCTGTCAGCTCCTGAGATGGTAAAGGGAGACCCCATCGGCTCTGCCACGGACATCTGGGGAGCGGGTGTGCTCACTTACATCATGTGAgtgcccccaggacccaccctCTGCCTGTACCCTCCCCGCCTCGCCTCCCCAGCCACACATGCATGGGCACtctcgtgcacacacacacacacgcgcgcgcgcacacacgcacacacacacacgagtaccCAGGTGCGGTAGCCTTGTCCCCGAGCGCTGTGCCCCTAAGAACCTCCACACTAACGTCCCCCTGGACCTGTGAGTTGACCCTCAGTCTGCATCTGTCAACTGAACTGTCTCCTCCACAGGCTCAGTGGACGCTCCCCGTTCTATCAGCCAGACCCCCAGGAAACGGAGGCTCGCATTGTGGGGGGCCGCTTTGATGCCTTCCAGCTGTACCCCAACACGTCCCAGAGCGCCACCCTTTTCTTGCGAAAGGTCCTCTCAGTACATCCCTGGTGAGTGGGTTCCACACCTGCCAACCTCCCAGCATT from Physeter macrocephalus isolate SW-GA chromosome 2, ASM283717v5, whole genome shotgun sequence encodes the following:
- the SPEG gene encoding striated muscle preferentially expressed protein kinase isoform X1, which translates into the protein MKLSPGQNRHSSDTGSKAPPTFKVSLMDQSVREGQDVTMSIRVQGEPKPVVSWLRNRQPVRPDQRRFAEEAEGGLCQLRILAAERGDAGFYTCKAVNEYGARQCEARLEVRAHPESRSLAVLAPLQDVDVGAGEMALFECLVAGPADVEVDWLCRGRLLQPALLKCKMHFDGRKCKLLLTSVHEDDSGVYTCKLSTAKDELTCSARLTVRPSLAPLFTWPLEDVEVLEGRAARFDCKISGSPAPSVTWTQFGRPVEESENLRLRQEGGLHSLHVAHVGSEDEGLYEVSATNAHGQAHCSAQLYVEEPRTAATGPSSKLEKMPSIPEEPEQGELERLSMPDFLRPLQDLDVGLAKEAMLECQVTGLPYPTISWFHNGHRIQSSDDRRMTQYRDVHRLVFPTVGPQHAGVYKSVIANKLGKAACYAHLYVTDVVPGPPDGAPQVVAVTGKMITLAWNAPRSLDMAIDPDALTYTVQHQVLGSDHWTALVTGLRQPRWAATGLRKGVQHVFRVLSTTIKSSSKPSPPSEPVQLLDRGPPLEEAPAVLDKPDIVCVVEGQPASVTVTFNHVEAQVVWRSCRGALLEARAGVYELSQPDDDQYCLRICRVGRRDVGALTCTAHNRHGTQACSVTLELAEAPRFESIMEDVEVGAGETARFAVVVEGKPLPDIMWYKDEVLLTESNHVSFVYEENECSLVVLSAGSQDGGVYTCTARNLAGEVSCKAELAVHSAQTAMEVEGVREDEERRGRRLGDFYDIHQEIGRGAFSYLRRVVERNSGLEFAAKFIPSQAKPKASAWREARLLAQLQHDCILYFHEAFERRRGLVIVTELCTEELLERMARKPTVCESEIRAYMRQVLEGICYLHKNRVLHLDVKPENLLVWDGVEGEEQVRICDFGNAQELTPGEPQYCQYGTPEFVAPEVVNQTPVSGVTDIWPVGVVAFLCLTGISPFVGENDRTTLMNIRNYNVAFEETTFLSLSREARGFLIKVLVQDRLRPTAEETLEHPWFKAQARGAEVSTDHLKLFLSRRRWQRSQISYKCHLVLRPIPELLRAPPERVWVAVPRRPPPSGGLSSSSDSEEEELEELPSVPRPLQPEFSGSRVSLTDIPTEDEALGAPEAGAATPMDWQGQGKAPSQDQEAPSPQVLPSPGQEPSPRRGELRRGSSAESALPRAGPREPGRGLHKAASVELPQRRSPSPGATRLTRGGLGEGEYAQRLQALRQRLLRGGPEDGKVSGLRGPLLESLGGRARDPRLARAASSEAAPHHQHPPETRGLQKSSSFSQAEAEPGGRHRRAGAPLEIPVARFGARRLQESPSLSALSEAQLPSPVRPSAPKPSVPKASEPPVATPSDAAQPSAPQPAREKAPGSMPEPAPKPTQPPLAPQTLAPPLTPYAQIMQSLQLSGHAQGPPQGPVASPSEPQPHPAVFARVASPPPGASEKRLPSAGAPPGLAEKARVPTVPRRPGSSLSSSIENLESEAVFEAKFKRSRESPLSRGLRLLSRSRSEERGLFRGAEEEDGMYRPSPAGTPLELVRRPERSRSVQDLRAVGEPGLVRRLSLSLSQRLRRTPPAQRHPAWEARGGDGESSEGGSSARGSPVPAMRRRLSSTLERLSSRLQRSGSGEDSGGASVRSTPLFSRLRRATSEGESLRRLGLAHNQLAAQAGATTPSAESLGSEASATSGSSAAPAESRSRLRWGLSRLRKDKGLSQPNLSGSVRENLGHQYVRSESDFPPVFHIKLKDQVLLEGEAATLLCLPAACPAPHISWMKDKQSLRSEPSVVIVSCKDGRQLLSIPRAGKRHAGLYECSATNVLGSITSSCTVAVARIPGKLAPPEVPQTYQDTALVLWKPGDSRAPCTYTLERRVDGESSWHPVSSGIPDCYYNVTHLPVGVTVRFRVACANRAGQGPFSGPSDKVLVRGMRDTSALPSAAHRDAPVTSGPARAPPPDSPTSLAPSPSPSPAPAAPGPQSALLSPSSSPAPPSQALSSLKAVGPPPQTPPRKHRGLQAAQRVEATPPSAQVSPSEPKSSVPDTGTPTTASTSQGVKTASSSTPLYMVTSFVSAPPAPEPPAPEPPPETTKVTVQSLSLAKDGVGSPGGGPPSAPGPEGTTLRKGPPQKPYTFLEEKARGRFGVVRACRENATGRMFVAKIVPYVAEGKRRVLQEYEVLRTLHHERLMSLHEAYITPRYLVLIAESCGNRELLCGLSDRFRYSEDDVATYMVQLLQGLDYLHGRHVLHLDIKPDNLLLAPDNALKIVDFGSAQPYNPQALRPLGHRTGTLEFMAPEMVKGDPIGSATDIWGAGVLTYIMLSGRSPFYQPDPQETEARIVGGRFDAFQLYPNTSQSATLFLRKVLSVHPW